CAGCCCGGACCGGGCCCCCACCGATGTGCTGCGCCCCGACGGCACCCCCGGAACGGTCGGCGCGTGGGCCTTCCACACCATGTCGTACGCCGGCCGCTACACCCTCGGCGTCGCCGTCGGTGACGCCGGCTTCGGCCGCACGACGGACCCGTCGGCGGCCACGGCCCTGGACCCGCTCACCGTCGACGCCCTGCTGGCGGCAATCGCCGAGGAGGAGCGGGACACGCCTTAGGGCGGGTCCGCAAAGTCCCGCCTGGCCGCGACGCCTGGCACGGCACCTCTCCCCCGTAGGCCCCGAGGGGGCACGGGGGTGCCCCCCCCCCGCGTTGTCGGAGTCGGCCGAGTACGGCTGGTCCATCCACAACACCGATCCTCCGCCTTGCGACGCACCGCACCGGACGCCGCGGGCCCCGCCCTGCGGGCCGACGGCGCTACTTTGCGGACACGCCCTGGCGTCTGTGCCGAGTCTCCCCGTGGAGACTCGGCACAGACCCCTCAGCACATGGCGGGCAGACCCCACTCGGCCTGCTGGGCCGATGGCGACGGGTGGAAGAGCCAGACACCCGGCCGGACTTCGAGGGGGAGCGAGGACGCCCCGGCCGACTGGCCCGACGCGAGTGCGATGCGCAGGGCGGACGCCGTGCGCGACGCGTACTCGGTCCAGCGGTGGTCGCCCGCGGTCCGTGAGGCGCTCTCGCACTCCTCCATGCGGGCGAGCGCGTCCTCCTGGCGGCCCTCGCGCTGCGCCACCAGCGCCAGTCCGCGCAGCGACTCCGCCGAGCCACGCGCGTCGTCGACCAGCCGGCTCACCGACAGGGCGCCCGCGTAGGCGTGTCCGGCCCGCGTGACCTGCCCCATGGCGAGGAGCGCGTCCGCCTCGGCGGACTGACAGCGGCCCGCCGCCACCCGGTCGGTGTGGCGGGTGAACAACTGCCGGGCGAGGCGGTACCGGTCGAGCGCCAGCGAGGTCTGGTGGCGTTGCCAGGCCAGGTCGCCGAGTGAGCGCTGGATCACGGCCTCCGCGTGGGTGTCACCGGACCGGCGAGCCGCGTCCAGCGCGAGGTCGTGCGTCGTCTCCCACTCGTCCCACAGGGCGCCCGCCTCGTAGTAGCCGGCCGTGGCCGAGGCCAAGGAGCAGCACAGACTCCACAACCCGGCCTCATGCGCCTGCCGCACAGCTCCGAGCAGAGCTGCGGACTCTTCCTGGAACCAGCGCAGCGGCGCCTTGCCGACCACGTCCTCGGGGGAGATCGCGGGCAGTGGTTCGGCCTCGTACATGAGCCGTTCCCTTCCGGGCGCCAGTTGCGCGTCCGCGTGCCTGGCCAGGGTCAGAAAGGCACGGCACAGCCGCTCCACGGCCGCCGGGCCCTCCTGCGGGGACTCCTGGGCGAGCACCTCGAGGGCCAGCGAGCGCAGCAGCGAGTGGAAGCTGTAGCGCACGGGGGCCTGCCGCCCCGGCTGCCGACGTGCCTCCAGCAGATGCGCCTGGACCAGCTCTTCGGTGATCCGCTCGGCCTCCACCGGGTCCGTGGCGAGCAGCGCGGTCCCGGTCCAGGGGGCGAAGTCGGGCAGCGCGGCCAGCCCGAGGACACGGAAGGCGTGCCTGGCCCTCTCGTCCACGTCGTGGTAGGCGGTCAGCAGGGTGCTGCGTACGTCGAGATCGCCCAGCGCGAGCGCTGGCAGCCGGGTCCGCTCGTCGCGCAGCCGCTTGGCGAGTCCGGCGGCGGTCCAGTGCGGGCGGGCCGCGAGTCCGGCGGCTGCCACCCGTAGGGCCAGCGGCAGTCGGCCGCAGAGCTGGGCGATCTCTCTCGCCGACTCCGGATCGTCCCGCATCCGCGGGCCGCCGCACGCGGTGAGCAGTGCCTCGGCCTCACGCGCCGAGAGCACGTCGAGGGTCAGGTGCCGCACGCTCTCCAGCGCACCGAGTACTTGACGGCTCGTCAGGATGACAGTGGCTTCGGGCACGGCGGACAGCACCGGCCGGACCTGTGCCTCCGAGACGGCGTCGTCCAGGACGATGAGCACTCTGCGGCCCTCGGTGCGTCCGTGCAGGAGCTCCGCGAGTTCCGTCTCGGACGACGGCAGCGGTTCCGTACCCGAGCCGGCCCCCGCCGCCGGCCCGCGCAGTCGTCGCAGGAGGGTCGCCATGACGGTCCTCGGTTCGACGGCTCGCCCGTTGGCGTCCCGCAACGACACCAGGACCCGTCCGTCGGGGAACCGGTCGGTGGCGCTGTGGGCCAGTCGCACGGCCAGCGCCGTCTTTCCGGCGCCCGCCCGGCCCGACAGCACGAGCACTCTGTTCCTACCGGGCTCTCCGTCCGCCAACAGCTTCTTGCCGAAGGCCAGTTGGTCCTTGCGTCCGGTGAAGTTCGCCACGGTCGGCGGCAGCCACACCGTGGGCCTCGCGTCCTGGCCGTACGCCGTGGACCCGTTGATCTGCCCGCCGGCCGGCGCGGCGGCCGGACGGTCGTCGGATCCGCCGGCGGGAACGACGCCGCGCTGGGGCTCACCGTGCCAGGCCAGCGAGGGGTCGGAGGAGAGGATGCGCTCCTGAAGTCTGCTCAGCACCGGTCCGGGCTCCACCCCCAGTTCGTCGACGAGTGAACGCCGCGCCTGGTGAAAGGCCTGAAGGGCGTCGGACTGCCGGCCGGACCGGTAGAGCGCCACCATCAGATGGGAGTGCAGTGTCTCGCGCAGCGGATGTTCGTGTGCCAGGGCCATCAGCTCACCGACCAGCTCATGGTGCAGTCCGAGCCGCAGGTCGGCCGAGATCCGCTGTTC
This window of the Streptomyces niveus genome carries:
- a CDS encoding AfsR/SARP family transcriptional regulator, translating into MRYRVLGPVRMTPRTPSAAKPRAVLATLLVRSNTVVSTHTLIDELWAEGPPRTATTTLQVYVSQLRKALLEDTGEAAAQTGTVQPLLTRPPGYLMQIAPEELDLAVFESLRAEGRAAYGRREYESASRALSRALGLWTGPALSGIPHGPSLETSAIRLNELRAEVLEQRISADLRLGLHHELVGELMALAHEHPLRETLHSHLMVALYRSGRQSDALQAFHQARRSLVDELGVEPGPVLSRLQERILSSDPSLAWHGEPQRGVVPAGGSDDRPAAAPAGGQINGSTAYGQDARPTVWLPPTVANFTGRKDQLAFGKKLLADGEPGRNRVLVLSGRAGAGKTALAVRLAHSATDRFPDGRVLVSLRDANGRAVEPRTVMATLLRRLRGPAAGAGSGTEPLPSSETELAELLHGRTEGRRVLIVLDDAVSEAQVRPVLSAVPEATVILTSRQVLGALESVRHLTLDVLSAREAEALLTACGGPRMRDDPESAREIAQLCGRLPLALRVAAAGLAARPHWTAAGLAKRLRDERTRLPALALGDLDVRSTLLTAYHDVDERARHAFRVLGLAALPDFAPWTGTALLATDPVEAERITEELVQAHLLEARRQPGRQAPVRYSFHSLLRSLALEVLAQESPQEGPAAVERLCRAFLTLARHADAQLAPGRERLMYEAEPLPAISPEDVVGKAPLRWFQEESAALLGAVRQAHEAGLWSLCCSLASATAGYYEAGALWDEWETTHDLALDAARRSGDTHAEAVIQRSLGDLAWQRHQTSLALDRYRLARQLFTRHTDRVAAGRCQSAEADALLAMGQVTRAGHAYAGALSVSRLVDDARGSAESLRGLALVAQREGRQEDALARMEECESASRTAGDHRWTEYASRTASALRIALASGQSAGASSLPLEVRPGVWLFHPSPSAQQAEWGLPAMC